A region of Periplaneta americana isolate PAMFEO1 chromosome 16, P.americana_PAMFEO1_priV1, whole genome shotgun sequence DNA encodes the following proteins:
- the LOC138692152 gene encoding zinc finger protein ZFP2-like isoform X1, with protein MVDKLEDTSFVLWKFYIVEEACSNFVKIYMKNIVVMDVIKMEPAVDPLDLQLHDGIYEMKENDSLSKERNFLDHHVTGIKEEYEDQSSDLLSEIKFEGDPVPISLPMVKREPEEEQSDLDTVNDDARVEATPEDNEVLTERIAATKQRTVLTELERHALEENETVCEIPKNSSSLRKPVRTHEDDKHLELDLSKISFSTAKKQNEHLPIDVGKKRFKCDVCGKDFKKLDCLKRHERVHTGEKPFKCDVCGKCYSQAGSLKVHKRGHTGDKPFICNVCGKEYKTLACLKRHERIHTGQKLFICDVCGKDFTKLASLKGHERVHTGEKPFKCDVCGKCFSDCSNLIRHNRLHTPLKYDVCGKRYLKSEKLKVHERLHTGENPFKCDICDKCFSQSYRLKNHGRTHTGEKPFKCDVCGKCYTKSYSLNVHKRGHTGHKPFICDVCNKDFTTLAYLKVHERRHTGEKPFKCEMCGKCFSDLTNLRRHKRIHIG; from the exons ttgtgatggatgtGATCAAAATGGAACCTGCAGTTGATCCTCTCGACTTACAACTACATGATGGCATAtacgaaatgaaagaaaatgattcTTTATCAAAG gaacggaattTCTTGGATCATCATGTGACTGGTATAAAAGAGGAATATGAGGACCAGAGCTCTGATCTCTTATCTGAGATAAAATTTGAGGGAGATCCAGTGCCAATTTCGCTCCCTATGGTGAAGCGTGAACCAGAG GAAGAACAAAGTGACTTGGACACAGTGAATGATGACGCAAGAGTTGAAGCAACACCAGAGGACAACGAGGTTTTGACGGAAAG GATTGCAGCTACCAAGCAAAGGACTGTATTAACAGAATTGGAAAGACATGCTCTTGAAGAGAACGAGACTGTGTGCGAAATTCCCAAGAATTCAAGTTCTTTGAGAAAACCTGTGCGGACTCATGAAGATGACAAACATTTGGAACTAGATTTGTCTAAAATATCTTTCTCAACTGCGAAAAAACAGAACGAGCATTTACCCATCGACGTAGGCAAGAAacgtttcaaatgtgatgtttgtggtaaagaTTTCAAGAAGTTGGATTGCCTAAAAAGACATGAGCGCGTTCATACCGgcgagaaaccttttaaatgtgatgtttgtggtaagtgttattCGCAGGCTGGTAGTTTAAAAGTCCATAAACGCGGGCATACAGGCGATAAACCTTTCATATGCAATGTTTGTGGTAAAGAATACAAAACGTTGGCTTGCCTAAAAAGACATGAGCGGATTCACACTGGCCAGAAACTTTTtatatgtgatgtttgtggtaaagaTTTCACGAAATTGGCCAGCCTAAAAGGACATGAGCGCGTtcatacaggcgagaaaccttttaaatgtgatgtttgtggtaagtgtttctcagaTTGCAGTAATCTAATAAGACATAACCGGCTTCACACTCCTTTGAAATatgatgtttgtggtaagcgATACTTGAAATCGGAAAAACTGAAGGTACATGAACGCCTTCACACTGGCGAGAATCCTTTTAAATGTGACATTTGTGATAAATGTTTCTCCCAGTCATATAGACTGAAGAACCATGGACGTACacacactggcgagaaacctttcaaatgcgatgtttgtggtaagtgttacaCGAAGTCTTATTCCTTGAACGTCCATAAACGCGGGCACACAGGCCATAAACCTTTCATTTGTGATGTTTGTAATAAAGATTTTACTACGTTGGCCTACCTTAAAGTACATGAGCGTCGAcatactggcgagaaaccttttaaatgtgaaatgtgcgGTAAGTGTTTCTCGGATTTGACTAACCTAAGAAGACATAAGCGTATTCATATTGGCTAG